In candidate division WOR-3 bacterium, one DNA window encodes the following:
- a CDS encoding archease encodes MTTEIPHHRPAYRLLDHTSDIKVEIYGHDLSELFTNAAFCLFDLMLDVGKVEPNREREVKLESPNLEELFLDWLRELLFLFSTESFAVRLAEVRVRYQGTESRVPSPGSIASGGWTLAAVLHGESYDPDRHGFKVEVKTPTYHEYKLEGPVSVSGIGNRSKPSAVSKECFRVTLVLDV; translated from the coding sequence TTGACTACCGAGATACCGCATCACCGGCCTGCCTATCGCTTACTTGATCACACCTCGGACATCAAGGTCGAAATCTACGGCCATGACCTATCCGAGCTGTTTACTAATGCCGCGTTCTGTTTGTTCGACCTGATGCTCGACGTCGGCAAGGTGGAACCAAACCGGGAAAGAGAGGTCAAACTGGAGAGCCCGAACCTTGAGGAACTCTTTCTGGACTGGCTTCGGGAACTCCTTTTTCTGTTCTCGACCGAATCTTTTGCCGTCCGCCTAGCCGAAGTCCGGGTTCGGTACCAGGGTACCGAGTCCCGAGTTCCGAGTCCAGGGTCTATAGCTTCTGGTGGTTGGACACTTGCTGCTGTCCTTCATGGTGAGTCCTACGACCCTGACCGACACGGGTTCAAGGTTGAGGTGAAGACTCCGACCTACCACGAATACAAGCTCGAGGGGCCTGTCTCTGTGTCTGGTATTGGAAACCGTTCCAAGCCGTCTGCTGTCAGCAAAGAATGTTTCCGGGTAACCTTGGTGCTGGACGTCTGA